From one Pseudoliparis swirei isolate HS2019 ecotype Mariana Trench chromosome 5, NWPU_hadal_v1, whole genome shotgun sequence genomic stretch:
- the LOC130193436 gene encoding lactosylceramide 1,3-N-acetyl-beta-D-glucosaminyltransferase A-like, with amino-acid sequence MFMNFRRIRKCQCMQLLTTGLVLCVVMVCWEELDHHVVSHMRSYTYRYLVNSYDFLNSSYALSSSRHNKDGYYDVDSGLGNYPYLMNHPGKCGGGGGDGKSRDDVLLLLFVKSSPENFERRQAIRDTWGNESFVWSELGASVRLVFALGVHPDVGWRSRVQSALLQEDQAYGDLIQQNFLDTFHNLTSKLILQFRWGYKYCRQARFLMSADDDIFVHMPNLVKYLQELLHSQSMAKDLWVGHVHRGAPPVRRKESKYHVPHDLYPWPAYPDYTAGAGYVVSADVAAKIYLATLLLNSSMYIDDVFMGICAKTMGVSPQEHVYFSGEGKTPYHPCIYNHMITSHGHATDVRSLWQAATDPTVSGNSRGLINNIYCTSVRVALLCLPYYQNTYSCMAAFT; translated from the coding sequence ATGTTCATGAACTTCCGTCGCATCCGCAAGTGCCAGTGCATGCAGCTGCTGACCACAGGTCTGGTTCTGTGTGTGGTGATGGTCTGCTGGGAGGAGCTGGACCACCATGTGGTCAGCCACATGAGATCCTACACCTACCGCTACCTGGTCAACAGCTACGACTTTCTCAATTCCTCCTACGCCCTCAGCTCCAGCCGTCACAACAAGGACGGTTATTATGATGTGGACAGTGGGTTGGGGAACTATCCGTACCTCATGAACCACCCGGGCAAATGTGGAGGTGGCGGCGGAGACGGGAAAAGCCGGGATGAtgtcctcctgctgcttttTGTAAAATCCTCGCCGGAGAACTTTGAGCGCCGGCAGGCCATCAGGGACACGTGGGGCAACGAGAGCTTCGTTTGGTCCGAACTGGGGGCGAGCGTGAGGCTGGTGTTTGCCCTCGGCGTGCACCCGGACGTCGGGTGGAGATCCAGGGTGCAGAGTGCgctgctgcaggaggaccaggccTACGGCGACCTGATCCAGCAGAACTTCTTGGACACCTTCCACAACCTGACTTCCAAACTGATCCTGCAGTTCCGCTGGGGCTACAAGTACTGCCGTCAGGCACGCTTCCTCATGTCTGCGGATGATGACATCTTCGTCCACATGCCAAATTTGGTGAAGTACCTGCAGGAGCTCCTGCATAGTCAATCAATGGCCAAAGACCTGTGGGTGGGACATGTGCACAGAGGAGCCCCTCCAGTTCGCCGTAAAGAGAGCAAATACCACGTTCCCCATGATCTGTACCCCTGGCCCGCCTACCCAGACTACACTGCTGGAGCGGGCTATGTGGTCTCAGCGGATGTGGCCGCCAAGATCTACCTTGCAACTCTGTTGCTGAACTCCTCCATGTACATCGATGACGTCTTCATGGGGATTTGTGCTAAGACCATGGGGGTCTCTCCCCAGGAGCATGTCTACTTTTCAGGGGAGGGCAAGACTCCGTACCACCCTTGCATCTATAATCACATGATCACGTCACACGGCCACGCCACGGATGTGCGCTCACTATGGCAGGCCGCAACAGACCCGACAGTCTCTGGTAACTCCCGAGGATTGATAAATAATATTTACTGCACATCAGTGAGAGTGGCGCTGCTGTGTCTGCCTTATTACCAGAACACCTACTCCTGTATGGCCGCTTTCACATGA